In a single window of the Raphanus sativus cultivar WK10039 chromosome 9, ASM80110v3, whole genome shotgun sequence genome:
- the LOC108827423 gene encoding uncharacterized protein LOC108827423 encodes MPPRRATRAQIARDAREAQDEHVQPAVPQVDQEAMRQMVQDAARQAAQEAVQQIAQETARQAAQEAARVAAQEVARQMAAVQQGPQVQMQQGPQIQVQQAPPVQVQQAPPVQAQQDHQIPDQQVPLPQVPLQHVPAQQFAQGVQDLPPPPPRPQVYQAYDETFYRLTRHMRDMDMEHFSGTIDPIAAHDWKLALKRKLEIIECPPELSLRLTMQYLRGDALVWWEGIRLDHDGLERLTFEDFIREFDRKYFPEEAMDKQKSDFDHISQGEMSVREYERRFNQLRRFAGGGITEKDLIRRFLKGMRVDIRNRCRVVTYQRLGDLVEKAAEQEEGLAEEKKLTRAAQIKSGKAPESQRRAGDQSGSQGCPRCRRRHSGKCVKCFACGQWGHTSRYCQVKPVDTPPVRQVAAPAVTNMICYGCKQPGHIFRDCPRRDNVALPPPPKRLAIAPRVFTVGDAQGAEPIAGLVSVGGEPAHTLFDSGASHSFVSPRLVKSWSFRGVFEPKAKQIQTAGTERLGTIGVHRNVPVMLGGVDLLGDLTEMEMSFYDVILGMDWLTRHRVVLDCPEARVSIPRAEGKITFEGAQTYQGVSIVSMLRAEDLLDKGAEGFLATISMVNDDDQQELHDIPVVAEYADVFEALKGPPPARSDVLTIEVEPGTAPVSRAPYRLAPAEMAELKKQLEELLDKGLIRPSTSPWGAPVLFVKKKDGSLRLCIDYRGLNKVTIKNKYPLPRIDELLDQLQGASWFSKIDLASGYHQIAIAEGDVRKTAFRTRYGHYEFVVMPFGLTNAPAAFMKLMNDVFREHLDKCVIVFIDDILIYSRSREEHAEHLRIVLGKLREHQLFAKLSKCSFWQRKIGFLGHVVSEEGVAVDPEKIKAISEWPTPKSATEIRSFLGLAGYYRNFVKGFSSIAKPMTKLTGKDVKFEWTDECSESFAELKRHLTQTPVLALPRPGFPYEVYTDASGTGLGCVLMQEGKVIAYASRQLRPHEANYPTHDLELAAVVFALKIWRSYLYGEKVKILTDHKSLKYIFTQTDLNLRQRRWMELLADYNLEITYHPGKANQVADALSRRRSDVSGTREVQEFTGMLASLRLCATSVDGEIVGLEAVEQADLLWRIRKAQEADEALRKQIEIESVGYHTASSGMFMYRNRICVPSDELLRKEILRQAHHSRFSIHPGNTKMYRDLKRYYHWPGMKKDVATFVSQCQTCQLVKAEHQVPSGLLQNLPLPEWKWDMVTMDFVLGLPTTSGGKNAIWVIVDRLTKSAHFLAVKKNDGASQLAQIYIDEIVRLHGVPVSIVSDRDVKFTSIFWGAFQKALGTKVHMSTAYHPQTDGQSERTIQTLEDMLRACVLDWGGSWAKYLPLAEFAYNNNYHSSIKMAPYEALYGRPCRTPLCWTEVGERREIEPAMVQETVEQVEMLKRRLKEAHDRQKSYADKRRKDLEFQVGDLVYLKMRTFQGGSKTRKLKKLKPRYMGPFPILERIGAVAYRLNLSAELSDFHDVFHVSVLRKVVREPELILQQPPSDLGKDLCAPCKPVEILDRQMKTDKGMMTMLVKVRWERDGIQEETWEPELQMRIDYPELFRDIIGQSIGDSNSGTNSVLVGENCNDPIPATEFVSTPTSMHTPTVTEPPPELAGVASRSDHVQLVTTDRSPRPSSCSSRRDEAIATEIVEIGAQTKPYEPPEDQPSRARETDAPPSPRRSRRVRPPSVRRRESAAASPPHRRRRR; translated from the exons ATGCCGCCGAGGAGAGCTACTCGTGCCCAGATCGCCAGAGATGCTAGAGAGGCTCAGGATGAGCATGTTCAGCCCGCGGTTCCTCAGGTTGACCAGGAGGCTATGAGACAGATGGTTCAGGATGCTGCTAGACAGGCTGCTCAGGAGGCAGTTCAGCAGATTGCTCAGGAGACAGCCAGGCAAGCCGCTCAAGAGGCTGCCCGGGTAGCTGCACAGGAGGTTGCTCGTCAGATGGCTGCAGTTCAGCAGGGTCCTCAGGTTCAGATGCAGCAGGGTCCGCAGATTCAGGTTCAGCAGGCTCCACCAGTTCAGGTTCAGCAGGCTCCACCAGTTCAGGCTCAGCAGGATCATCAGATTCCAGATCAGCAGGTTCCTCTTCCTCAGGTCCCATTGCAGCATGTTCCAGCTCAGCAGTTTGCTCAGGGTGTTCAGGATCTACCGCCACCACCACCGCGACCCCAGGTTTACCAGGCTTATGATGAGACATTCTACAGATTGACGCGCCATATGAGAGACATGGATATGGAGCATTTTAGCGGGACAATAGATCCCATAGCAGCGCACGATTGGAAGTTAGCGCTTAAGCGGAAGTTGGAGATTATTGAGTGTCCACCGGAGTTGTCTCTCAGATTGACTATGCAGTACTTGCGTGGAGATGCTCTTGTTTGGTGGGAAGGAATTCGATTGGATCATGATGGACTCGAGAGGCTTACTTTTGAAGATTTCATCCGGGAGTTTGATAGGAAGTACTTTCCGGAAGAGGCTATGGATAAGCAGAAGAGTGATTTTGATCATATAAGCCAGGGGGAGATGTCAGTAAGAGAATATGAGCGGAGGTTTAACCAACTTCGCAGATTTGCTGGAGGTGGTATTACAGAAAAAGATTTGATCAGGAGGTTTTTGAAGGGGATGCGAGTGGATATTCGCAACAGATGCCGTGTTGTTACTTACCAGAGATTGGGAGATTTGGTGGAGAAAGCCGCTGAGCAGGAAGAAGGTTTGGCAGAAGAGAAGAAGCTTACTAGAGCTGCTCAGATTAAGTCTGGGAAAGCTCCGGAGTCCCAGAGGAGAGCCGGAGATCAGTCTGGATCACAGGGTTGTCCACGTTGTCGTCGCCGTCATAGCGGAAAATGTGTCAAGTGTTTTGCTTGTGGTCAGTGGGGACACACTTCGAGGTATTGTCAGGTTAAGCCAGTGGATACGCCTCCAGTCAGACAGGTTGCAGCACCAGCAGTGACCAACATGATTTGTTACGGCTGTAAGCAGCCGGGTCACATCTTCAGAGATTGCCCGAGGAGGGACAATGTAGCGCTTCCACCACCACCGAAGCGCCTAGCCATCGCTCCACGTGTGTTTACAGTTGGAGATGCCCAGGGAGCCGAGCCGATAGCGG GATTGGTTTCGGTTGGAGGTGAGCCAGCTCACACCTTATTCGATTCGGGAGCTTCTCACAGTTTTGTGAGCCCGCGTTTGGTCAAATCGTGGTCTTTCCGAGGTGTCTTCGAACCGAAGGCTAAGCAGATTCAGACCGCCGGAACAGAGAGATTGGGAACAATCGGAGTTCATCGTAATGTACCAGTTATGCTTGGAGGAGTTGACTTGCTTGGAGATTTGACGGAGATGGAGATGAGTTTCTACGACGTCATACTTGGGATGGATTGGTTGACGAGACATCGAGTTGTATTAGATTGCCCGGAAGCAAGAGTTAGTATTCCAAGAGCAGAGGGAAAGATTACATTTGAGGGAGCCCAGACATATCAAGGGGTTTCTATCGTCTCCATGTTGCGTGCAGAGGATTTACTAGACAAAGGAGCTGAGGGATTTTTGGCGACCATTTCGATGGTTAATGATGATGATCAGCAGGAGCTGCATGATATTCCAGTAGTTGCTGAGTATGCAGATGTTTTTGAGGCCTTAAAAGGGCCACCGCCAGCTAGAAGTGACGTTCTTACTATCGAGGTGGAACCAGGGACAGCACCAGTTTCACGAGCTCCTTACCGTTTAGCTCCAGCAGAGATGGCTGAGTTGAAGAAGCAGTTGGAGGAATTATTAGACAAGGGTCTTATCAGGCCGAGTACTTCACCGTGGGGAGCACCAGTAttgtttgtgaagaagaaggatgggagTCTCAGGCTTTGTATCGACTACAGAGGGTTGAACAAAGTTACCATCAAGAATAAGTATCCACTTCCGCGTATCGATGAGTTGTTAGATCAGTTGCAGGGAGCTTCatggttttctaagattgacTTAGCGTCAGGATACCATCAGATTGCTATAGCTGAGGGTGATGTGCGGAAGACGGCTTTCCGTACACGCTATGGACACTATGAGTTTGttgtgatgccatttgggttGACGAACGCACCGGCAGCATTCATGAAGCTAATGAATGATGTGTTCCGCGAGCATTTGGATAAGTGTGTGATCGTTTTCATCGACGATATCTTGATTTATTCTCGGAGTAGAGAAGAGCATGCTGAGCACTTACGGATTGTGTTGGGGAAGCTTAGAGAACATCAGTTGTTTGCTAAGTTGAGTAAGTGCAGCTTCTGGCAGAGAAAGATTGGATTTTTGGGTCACGTGGTTTCAGAAGAGGGAGTTGCTGTAGATCCGGAAAAGATTAAAGCTATTTCAGAGTGGCCGACACCTAAGAGTGCGACAGAGATCCGCAGTTTTCTTGGTTTAGCAGGATACTACAGGAATTTTGTCAAGGGTTTTTCTAGCATTGCAAAGCCAATGACAAAGTTAACAGGCAAGGACGTCAAGTTTGAATGGACAGATGAGTGCTCGGAGAGTTTTGCTGAGTTGAAGCGACATCTGACACAGACGCCAGTTTTGGCACTCCCGAGGCCAGGGTTTCCATACGAGGTTTACACCGATGCATCAGGTACTGGATTGGGATGTGTATTGATGCAGGAGGGTAAAGTCATTGCTTATGCATCACGACAGTTGAGGCCTCACGAGGCTAATTATCCTACGCACGATTTGGAGTTAGCGGCCGTTGTCTTTGCattgaagatttggagatcatatttgtatggagagaaggtgaagattctcacaGATCACAAGAGTCTGAAGTACATCTTTACTCAGACGGACTTGAACTTAAGGCAACGCAGATGGATGGAGTTGTTAGCAGACTATAATTTGGAGATCACTTATCATCCGGGAAAAGCCAATCAGGTGGCAGATGCTTTGAGTAGGCGCAGAAGTGATGTTTCAGGAACCAGAGAGGTTCAGGAGTTTACTGGGATGCTAGCTAGTCTCAGATTGTGTGCCACTTCTGTAGACGGAGAGATAGTTGGTCTCGAGGCCGTGGAGCAGGCAGATTTGCTATGGAGGATACGCAAAGCTCAGGAGGCAGATGAGGCTTTGCGTAAGCAGATTGAGATCGAGAGTGTTGGATATCATACAGCATCGAGTGGGATGTTCATGTACCGGAACCGGATTTGTGTGCCCAGTGATGAGCTGTTAAGAAAGGAGATCTTACGGCAAGCACACCACTCGCGTTTCTCTATTCATCCGGGGAATACTAAGATGTACAGAGACTTGAAGCGTTATTATCATTGGCCGGGTATGAAAAAGGATGTTGCTACATTTGTATCGCAGTGTCAGACTTGTCAGTTGGTGAAGGCTGAGCACCAGGTTCCTAGCGGGTTATTGCAAAACCTGCCGTTGCCGGAGTGGAAATGGGACATGGTGACTATGGATTTTGTATTGGGGTTACCGACTACTTCAGGAGGGAAGAATGCCATATGGGTAATTGTGGATAGATTGACCAAATCAGCCCATTTCTTAGCGGTTAAGAAGAACGATGGAGCGAGTCAATTGGCACAGATTTACATCGATGAGATTGTGAGATTGCACGGAGTTCCTGTCAGCATTGTATCGGATCGAGACGTGAAGTTTACGTCCATATTTTGGGGAGCCTTTCAGAAGGCACTTGGGACGAAGGTCCATATGAGCACAGCTTACCACCCGCAGACCGACGGTCAGTCCGAGAGGACTATTCAGACTTTAGAGGATATGTTGAGAGCTTGCGTTCTAGATTGGGGAGGAAGTTGGGCAAAGTATCTACCTTTAGCGGAATTTGCCTACAACAACAATTATCACTCGAGCATTAAGATGGCACCGTATGAGGCTCTTTACGGTAGACCTTGTCGCACTCCACTTTGTTGGACAGAAGTTGGGGAGCGACGTGAGATAGAACCAGCAATGGTGCAAGAGACGGTAGAGCAGGTAGAGATGCTCAAGAGACGGCTTAAAGAAGCCCATGACCGCCAGAAGAGTTATGCAGATAAGCGGCGAAAAGATTTGGAGTTCCAGGTTGGCGACCTGGTATACCTGAAAATGAGAACGTTTCAGGGAGGATCTAAGACTCGGAAGCTAAAGAAGCTTAAACCGAGATACATGGGACCATTTCCTATTTTGGAGCGGATTGGGGCAGTTGCATACCGACTGAATTTATCGGCAGAGTTATCAGACTTCCATGACGTGTTTCATGTTTCTGTTTTGAGGAAAGTCGTTAGAGAGCCAGAGCTCATTTTGCAGCAGCCACCAAGTGATCTTGGCAAAGATTTATGTGCGCCGTGTAAGCCAGTGGAGATTTTGGATCGCCAAATGAAAACAGATAAGGGTATGATGACCATGTTGGTCAAGGTTCGTTGGGAGAGAGACGGGATCCAGGAGGAGACCTGGGAGCCCGAGCTACAAATGAGGATTGACTATCCAGAGTTGTTTCGGGATATTATCGGACAGTCTATTGGTGACTCGAATTCGGGGACGAATTCCGTGTtagtgggggagaattgtaacgacccaaTTCCGGCTACCGAGTTTGTTAGCACGCCAACGTCCATGCACACACCCACAG TGACTGAGCCACCACCAGAGCTCGCCGGAGTCGCCTCACGCAGTGATCACGTCCAGCTTGTCACCACCGATCGCAGCCCTAG ACCATCATCGTGTTCctctcgacgagacgaagccATAGCCACCGAAATCGTCGAAATCGGAGCTCAGACGAAGCCGTACGAGCCTCCAGAAGATCAGCCTTCGCGCGCGCGTGAAACAGACGCTCCGCCGTCACCTCGCCGGAGCCGCCGCGTCCGGCCGCCGTCAGTTCGCCGCCGGGAGTCCGCCGCCGCGTCGCCACCgcaccgccgccgccgccggtga
- the LOC108825825 gene encoding uncharacterized protein LOC108825825, translated as MAATVPANQAWDFSCKLDVNFESEEHALIVYTTLDVDKELQPDKVRRVMSVSNNKLSVHFEALEARFLRASFSAFVDVLTLATRTIQEFGQK; from the exons ATGGCTGCGACTGTTCCTGCGAACCAAGCTTGGGATTTTAGTTG TAAACTGGATGTGAATTTCGAATCAGAAGAACATGCTTTGATTGTATATACAACATTAGATGTTGATAAAGAG TTGCAGCCTGATAAAGTGAGAAGAGTTATGTCCGTATCAAACAACAAGCTTTCTGT GCACTTTGAGGCATTAGAGGCGAGGTTTCTCCGAGCATCGTTCTCTGCGTTTGTAGACGTTCTTACGCTCGCCACGAGAACAATTCAAGAATTCGGGCAAAAGTAA
- the LOC130499583 gene encoding uncharacterized protein LOC130499583, with the protein MEINTEANHQESSEWFVKYLNHQGDWLEKTRGNLMVAATVIAGMSFQIIVNPPGGVWQSDNCPSGNQTSVVPVCKAKAGTSVLEYSSKRVLYLGMIISSTVSFSASMSLLLLIISGLRLRNRMVMGILVTFMIAAVLCISAAFFFAMALVQSDDQIIVYVLTIYLGFWIVFPILILIIQLVRFICWIICFICCCCCRPRRRRSA; encoded by the exons ATGGAAATTAACACCGAAGCAAACCATCAAGAATCATCGGAGTGGTTCGTAAAATACCTAAACCATCAAGGCGACTGGTTAGAAAAAACAAGAGGCAACCTGATGGTTGCAGCAACGGTTATAGCCGGTATGAGTTTTCAAATTATAGTTAATCCTCCAGGTGGTGTTTGGCAAAGTGATAATTGCCCCTCTGGAAATCAAACTAGTGTCGTACCGGTTTGTAAGGCGAAAGCAGGAACCTCGGTACTGGAGTATAGTTCAAAGCGGGTGCTATATCTTGGAATGATTATTAGTAGTACGGTATCCTTCTCTGCCTCTATGAGTCTACTTCTTCTCATCATCAGCGGTTTACGACTGAG GAACCGGATGGTAATGGGAATTCTGGTAACGTTCATGATAGCTGCAGTTCTTTGTATCTCGGCAGCATTCTTCTTTGCAATGGCTTTGGTTCAATCCGACGATCAAATAATTGTTTATGTACTAACGATTTATTTGGGATTTTGGATCGTGTTTCCTATATTAATACTCATAATCCAACTCGTCCGATTTATATGTtggattatttgttttatatgttgttgttgttgtcgccCTCGTCGACGACGATCTGCTTGA
- the LOC108825500 gene encoding uncharacterized protein LOC108825500 yields MPYCEVVREHVDAETTLNNAGVKIFYRTYGHGPTKALLIIGLAGTHESWGPQIKGLTGTDQPNDGDGIVSDDSGTEVCAFDNRGMGRSSVPTHKSDYTTSIMAKDSISLLDHLGWEKAHVIGHSMGAMIACKLAAMVPERVLSLALLNVTGGGFECFPKLDRLTLSIAFRFWMAKTPQQRAKVDLDTHYSQDYLKEPIGTSTRRDVLYEQYVKGISETGMQSKDGLDGQLNACWLHKITKPEIERIRSAGFLVSVIHGRHDVIAQMCHARRLAQRLYPVARMVDLHGGHLVSHEKTEEVNKSLLELIKASGVKKTATDWTNLTMEDPGYFQRRIAIIRSSSEGKSAASPVEKFHRCLLFLFGLLVLAYEYARRALRVVKPVKVGPSLT; encoded by the exons ATGCCGTATTGCGAGGTTGTGAGAGAACACGTGGACGCGGAAACGACGCTTAACAATGCCGGCGTCAAGATCTTCTACCGAACCTACGGCCACGGTCCCACCaaagctcttctcatcatag GTTTAGCCGGAACCCATGAATCGTGGGGACCTCAAATCAAGGGCTTGACGGGGACGGATCAACCCAACGACGGAGACGGAATCGTTTCCGATGATTCAGGCACGGAGGTCTGCGCTTTCGACAATCGTGGTATGGGTCGAAGCTCCGTGCCCACCCACAAATCCGACTACAC AACAAGTATAATGGCAAAGGATTCAATTAGTTTGTTGGATCATTTGGGATGGGAGAAAGCTCACGTTATTGGCCACTCTATGG GAGCTATGATAGCTTGCAAGTTAGCTGCAATGGTGCCTGAACGGGTTCTTTCTCTTGCGTTACTTAACGTTACTGGTGGTGGTTTTGAGTGTTTCCCCAAG CTTGACCGGCTAACTCTTTCCATTGCGTTTCGTTTCTGGATGGCTAAGACCCCTCAACAAAGAGCAAAAGTTGATTTGGACACACATTATTCACAG GATTACCTAAAAGAACCCATAGGCACCAGCACAAGGCGGGATGTCTTATATGAG CAATATGTAAAAGGAATATCAGAAACTGGAATGCAGTCAAAGGACGGGCTTGATGGACAACTTAACGCTTGTTGGTTACACAAGATCACAAAACCAGAGATCGAACGTATCCGCTCTGCTGGGTTCCTTGTCTCAGTCATTCATGGAAG ACATGATGTCATTGCTCAGATGTGTCACGCAAGAAGACTGGCACAGAGGCTGTATCCTGTTGCTAGAATGGTTGATCTTCATGGAGGTCATCTTGTAAGCCACGAAAAAACAGAGGAG GTTAATAAATCTCTTCTAGAGTTGATCAAAGCGTCAGGAGTGAAGAAAACAGCAACTGATTGGACTAACCTCACCATGGAAGATCCTG GTTATTTCCAGAGGAGAATAGCAATTATTAGAAGCTCATCAGAAGGCAAGAGTGCGGCTTCTCCAGTGGAAAAGTTTCATCGCTGTCTACTTTTCCTCTTCGGGCTTCTGGTTCTGGCTTATGAGTATGCAAGAAGAGCATTGAGGGTCGTCAAACCCGTCAAAGTTGGGCCTTCTCTTACATAA
- the LOC108827033 gene encoding protein RKD4: MDPNSLQPHDSMKIENQYEPDSLFDVLENLPPLDSLLDTEYLRPDSGLRFEYQYNSFEDFFENIEVNNTISSDILMLTQEPYFSSDSSSPLAIQNNHCPGTNERGEKKTPKNRNTRIKRRQDKLELSEIRKYFDRPIMKAAKELNVGLTVLKKRCRELEIYRWPHRKLKSLNSLIYNLKGVGMDEEVKNLEEHRVLIEQEPDAELTDGTKKLRQACFKAKYKRKKSLANDGY; this comes from the exons ATGGATCCTAACTCTCTTCAACCACACGATTCTATGAAAATCGAAAATCAGTATGAACCAGATTCATTATTCGACGTTCTAGAAAA TTTGCCTCCGCTAGATTCTCTGCTAGATACCGAGTATCTAAGGCCAGATTCAGGGTTGCGTTTTGAGTATCAGTACAATAGCTTTGAAGATTTCTTCGAAAACATTGAAGTGAATAACACAATATCATCTGATATTCTCATGTTGACTCAAGAACCCTACTTCTCGAGTGACTCCTCTTCACCATTGGCTATCCAAAACAACCACTGTCCCGGTACCAACGAGAGAGGTGAAAAGAAAACCCCAAAGAACAGGAACACTAGGATAAAGAGACGACAGGACAAGTTGGAGTTGTCCGAGATCAGAAAGTACTTTGATAGACCAATCATGAAAGCGGCAAAAGAACTTAACGTTGGGCTTACGGTGTTGAAGAAGCGTTGCAGAGAACTGGAAATTTACCGGTGGCCTCACCGGAAGCTCAAGAGTCTTAACTCTCTCATTTATAATCTCAAG GGTGTTGGAATGGATGAAGAAGTCAAGAATTTGGAAGAACATAGGGTTCTTATAGAGCAAGAACCTGATGCTGAGCTAACTGATGGAACAAAGAAGCTGAGACAAGCTTGTTTCAAAGCTAAGTACAAGAGAAAGAAATCACTTGCCAATGATGGTTACTAA
- the LOC108826181 gene encoding uncharacterized protein At4g00950: protein MKTKQMGFTKDQDRFCSTPKLPLFSYPTNMPYETPGLATPPVNIGGSVPFLWEEAPGKPKARSSVRKPPRSNRTGEKRGAVRSLDLPPRLLLRPEEPCKSFTADEPSPTTVLDGPHDLRRRALSLPRSAYVVRKLRGVPAPAPAKEKRLFGSSRWGSFEKCREASEGIFDFSRFRDGGCDYRRDWTGGGSDFSGDGGTKVKLFRLKRKGNLFNLSHATKSEFWGRVYEGFKQAIPWRRKQENL, encoded by the exons ATGAAGACAAAACAAATGGGTTTTACTAAAGATCAAGATCGGTTCTGTTCCACGCCTAAGCTTCCTCTGTTTTCATATCCAACGAACATGCCATACGAAACTCCGGGACTAGCTACACCGCCCGTTAACATCGGCGGATCTGTTCCTTTTCTATGGGAAGAAGCTCCGGGAAAGCCAAAGGCTCGTTCTTCCGTTAGAAAACCGCCGAGGTCGAATCGTACCGGAGAGAAAAGAGGAGCCGTGAGAAGCTTGGACCTTCCTCCGAGACTCCTTTTACGACCCGAGGAGCCTTGCAAATCGTTTACTGCAGACGAGCCTTCTCCGACCACTGTTCTAGACGGTCCGCACGATTTGCGTCGTCGTGCGCTGTCGCTTCCGAGATCAGCGTATGTAGTCAGGAAGTTGAGAGGTGTTCCGGCGCCGGCGCCGGCGAAGGAGAAGAGACTGTTTGGATCGAGTAGATGGGGAAGTTTCGAGAAATGCAGAGAGGCGTCCGAGGGTATATTTGACTTTTCACGTTTTAGAGACGGCGGATGTGATTACCGGAGGGATTGGACCGGAGGAGGAAGTGATTTCTCCGGCGACGGCGGCACAAAAGTGAAACTTTTTAGACTAAAAAGGAAAGGAAACCTTTTTAACCTCTCTCATGCAACAAAGTCAGAGTTCTGG GGAAGGGTTTACGAAGGGTTTAAGCAAGCGATTCCATGGAGGCGTAAGCAAGAGAATCTGTAG